A DNA window from Fodinibius sp. Rm-B-1B1-1 contains the following coding sequences:
- the yihA gene encoding ribosome biogenesis GTP-binding protein YihA/YsxC, translating into MPFKKSAFVTSAPSLDVCPEPYFPEICFAGRSNVGKSSLINALVDHKGLARTSNVPGKTQQMNYYRVDDKLFLVDLPGFGYAQVSKEERERWGRDIRDYLLERSTLRLVLHLVDIRHEPSDLDEEFFYWLGTNRLPFSIVLTKADKLSYNKQQQSKFRLKRILDEMNIEVPIIVSSTKDNKGIGEVKELITEFAEF; encoded by the coding sequence ATGCCATTCAAGAAATCAGCTTTCGTAACAAGTGCACCTTCACTGGATGTTTGTCCTGAGCCCTATTTCCCCGAGATCTGCTTTGCAGGTCGATCGAATGTGGGGAAGTCCTCACTGATTAATGCACTGGTTGATCATAAGGGACTGGCGCGTACCAGTAATGTGCCGGGCAAAACGCAACAGATGAATTATTACCGGGTGGATGACAAACTGTTTTTGGTTGACCTACCTGGATTTGGCTATGCCCAGGTATCAAAAGAAGAGCGGGAACGTTGGGGGCGTGATATTCGTGATTATCTGTTGGAAAGATCGACCCTTCGATTAGTATTACATTTAGTAGATATTCGTCATGAGCCCAGCGATTTGGATGAAGAATTTTTCTACTGGTTGGGAACGAATCGATTGCCGTTTTCAATCGTTTTGACCAAGGCCGATAAGTTATCGTATAATAAGCAGCAACAATCCAAGTTTCGGCTTAAACGCATCTTGGATGAAATGAATATTGAAGTACCGATTATTGTCAGCTCTACCAAAGACAATAAGGGAATTGGAGAAGTGAAGGAGTTAATAACAGAGTTTGCTGAATTTTAA
- a CDS encoding MBL fold metallo-hydrolase yields the protein MDRRQFLLRSSLLAAGTALPFKSLFANSQPSFTSLRRNVGYFTERGGTIGWLASDDALAVIDSQYPETAQHCLNSLRDKTDQPLDLLINTHHHGDHTGGNPTFKGVAEKMVGHENVPSLMKKANKESDGEGNTAYPTTTYTKSWRMDLGDETVHAKYYGAGHTSGDSVIYFEKANVVHMGDLVFNRMNPYTDRPSGASMQNWINILSTVADKYPADAIYIFGHAKPEYGITGEAKDLGVMKNYLSAVLEHAQNGIDKGKSKEEITDMKELPDFEHFLYADFWTLSDNLGVAYEELME from the coding sequence ATGGATCGACGTCAATTTTTACTGCGCTCCTCATTATTGGCAGCTGGTACTGCCCTTCCATTTAAATCATTATTTGCAAATAGCCAGCCCAGTTTCACGAGTCTTCGTCGCAATGTGGGGTATTTTACTGAGCGTGGAGGAACCATTGGCTGGTTGGCCTCTGATGATGCCTTGGCCGTCATCGATTCGCAATATCCCGAAACGGCTCAGCATTGTCTGAACAGTTTACGCGATAAAACAGATCAGCCATTGGATCTGCTTATCAATACCCATCACCACGGCGATCACACAGGCGGAAATCCAACTTTTAAAGGAGTAGCTGAAAAGATGGTGGGGCATGAAAATGTTCCGTCGCTGATGAAAAAAGCGAATAAGGAGAGTGATGGGGAGGGTAATACGGCCTACCCAACAACTACGTATACTAAAAGTTGGCGAATGGATCTGGGGGATGAAACTGTGCATGCTAAATATTACGGGGCCGGACATACCAGCGGAGATTCGGTTATCTATTTTGAGAAAGCCAATGTCGTTCATATGGGAGACCTGGTGTTTAATCGGATGAATCCCTATACAGATCGTCCTTCGGGTGCTTCGATGCAAAATTGGATCAACATTCTTTCAACGGTGGCGGATAAATATCCTGCTGATGCAATCTATATTTTTGGGCACGCGAAGCCGGAGTACGGTATTACCGGAGAAGCGAAAGACCTTGGGGTGATGAAAAATTACTTATCAGCGGTGTTAGAGCATGCCCAGAATGGTATTGATAAGGGGAAAAGTAAAGAAGAAATTACGGATATGAAGGAACTTCCGGATTTTGAGCATTTTTTATATGCTGACTTTTGGACACTTTCGGATAATTTGGGCGTAGCCTACGAAGAATTGATGGAATAG
- a CDS encoding DUF1328 domain-containing protein has protein sequence MLRWSITFLVIAIIAAVFGFGGIAGTAAGIAEILFYVFIVLFVISLIFGRRSKV, from the coding sequence ATGCTACGGTGGAGTATTACATTTTTAGTTATTGCTATTATAGCAGCGGTTTTTGGGTTTGGAGGTATTGCGGGTACGGCCGCAGGTATTGCTGAAATTTTATTTTATGTTTTCATTGTCTTATTTGTGATCTCACTTATTTTCGGCCGCCGATCCAAGGTGTGA
- the mce gene encoding methylmalonyl-CoA epimerase, with amino-acid sequence MHIDHIGIAVDDLEEAVETYQKLLNGECYKREVVEDQKVETAFFRTGESKVELLGATDPDSVIAKYVAKQGEGMHHVAFEVDDINAELERLRNEGFTVLSDEPSRGADNKLVAFVHPKDNNGVLVELCQSI; translated from the coding sequence ATGCACATTGATCACATTGGCATAGCGGTTGACGATTTAGAAGAGGCGGTAGAAACCTACCAAAAGTTACTGAATGGGGAATGTTATAAGCGTGAGGTGGTGGAAGATCAAAAGGTGGAAACAGCTTTTTTTCGGACGGGAGAATCAAAAGTGGAGCTGTTGGGCGCGACTGATCCAGACTCGGTCATTGCCAAGTATGTGGCCAAGCAAGGTGAGGGTATGCACCATGTAGCTTTTGAGGTGGACGATATCAATGCTGAGCTGGAACGTCTTCGCAATGAAGGGTTTACGGTACTCAGTGACGAACCCAGCCGTGGTGCCGATAATAAGTTAGTGGCTTTTGTTCATCCCAAAGATAATAATGGGGTATTGGTTGAATTGTGCCAGTCGATATAA
- a CDS encoding phytoene desaturase, producing MKKKIIVIGSGFGGLATASRLLSRGHNVEIFEKRDKPGGRAYVYEIDGFKFDGGPTVITAPFLFDEIFEAAGKKREEYFELIPCNPFYRIFNSEGRKFDYNGDHQFVLNEIEQWNPADKEGYTKFLKTTKAIFQKGFVELADQPFLSLWDMIKVVPDLIRLQSHKTVYKYISKYIENDFLRKVFSFHPLLVGGNPFDTTSIYAMIHYLEREWGVHYAMGGTGSIVNALAKLIEEQGGTFHYEAEVDEIAISNGKATGIRLKDGTEHSADQVVSNADVAFTYRNMIPEAERSTWTNKKIERTKYSMSLFVIYFGTKKRYLDSELEHHNIILGERYQELLSDIFHDKKLSEDFSLYLHMPTKTDPSLAPEGCEGFYVLSPVPHLDGDTDWTQKAKPYRDAIISFLEENYLPNLEENIIVEHHIDPLHFQNTLNSYKGSAFSVEPILTQSAWFRPHNKSEDVDDLFFVGAGTHPGAGLPGVLSSAKIAEDLICK from the coding sequence ATGAAGAAAAAAATTATTGTTATTGGCAGCGGGTTTGGTGGACTTGCAACAGCTTCGCGACTTCTATCCCGGGGACATAACGTTGAAATTTTTGAGAAGCGTGACAAGCCCGGAGGTCGTGCTTACGTGTACGAAATAGATGGCTTCAAGTTTGATGGCGGCCCTACAGTTATCACCGCTCCCTTTCTATTTGATGAAATTTTTGAGGCAGCCGGCAAAAAACGAGAAGAGTATTTTGAGCTTATCCCTTGTAACCCATTTTACCGTATATTTAATTCAGAAGGGCGAAAATTTGACTATAACGGGGATCATCAATTTGTTTTAAATGAAATCGAGCAGTGGAACCCTGCCGATAAAGAAGGATACACCAAATTCCTAAAGACAACGAAAGCAATTTTTCAGAAAGGCTTTGTAGAGTTAGCCGACCAACCTTTTCTGAGTTTGTGGGATATGATCAAAGTCGTGCCCGACCTCATTCGACTACAATCCCATAAAACAGTCTATAAATATATTTCTAAGTATATTGAAAATGACTTCCTTCGCAAGGTATTTTCTTTCCACCCGCTGCTTGTTGGCGGTAATCCCTTTGATACCACCTCCATCTACGCCATGATTCATTACCTCGAACGCGAATGGGGCGTTCACTATGCTATGGGAGGCACCGGATCTATTGTCAATGCCTTAGCAAAGCTTATTGAAGAACAGGGCGGCACCTTCCATTATGAGGCTGAAGTAGATGAAATTGCTATTTCCAATGGAAAGGCAACGGGCATCCGACTTAAGGATGGAACCGAACATTCTGCTGATCAAGTTGTTTCCAATGCTGATGTCGCTTTCACCTATCGAAATATGATCCCCGAGGCCGAACGCTCTACGTGGACGAACAAAAAAATTGAGCGTACAAAATACAGCATGTCCCTTTTTGTAATTTATTTTGGGACAAAAAAACGATACCTGGACTCAGAACTGGAGCACCATAACATCATTTTAGGGGAACGATATCAAGAACTACTTTCCGACATCTTCCATGACAAAAAGCTATCCGAAGACTTTTCTTTATATTTGCATATGCCTACAAAAACGGATCCTTCTCTTGCCCCCGAAGGGTGCGAAGGGTTTTACGTACTTTCTCCGGTCCCGCATTTAGATGGCGATACTGACTGGACCCAAAAAGCAAAACCCTATCGTGATGCCATTATTTCTTTCCTCGAGGAAAATTACCTTCCAAACTTAGAAGAAAACATTATAGTTGAGCATCATATTGATCCGCTCCATTTTCAAAACACGCTCAACAGTTACAAAGGATCTGCTTTTTCAGTAGAACCTATCCTCACCCAGTCAGCTTGGTTTCGTCCTCACAATAAATCCGAAGACGTCGATGATCTTTTCTTTGTAGGAGCAGGAACCCATCCCGGTGCTGGATTACCAGGCGTTCTTTCATCTGCCAAGATTGCCGAAGACCTTATTTGTAAATAA
- a CDS encoding acyl-CoA carboxylase subunit beta: MASDKKVERLKQKREDAQKGGGEKRIKKQHDKGKLTARERIDLLVDKGSFEEIDPFVTHRSDKFGLDEKKIDGDGVVTGFAKIHGRPIYLFSQDFTVFGGSLSETHAEKICKIMDMAMKNGVPVIGLNDSGGARIQEGVSSLGGYAEVFYRNSMASGVVPQFSAVMGPCAGGAVYSPALTDFVFMVKNTSYMFVTGPNVVKTVTHEEVTSEELGGASAHGSKSGVAHFTEENDAICLQELRKLLTYVPQNCEEKPPRAEAKDPDPAKAKKLDDIVPDNPNKPYDIKDVIEGIVDKDSFMEVHEHYATNLVVGFAHIDGRSVGVVANQPLSLAGVLDIDASLKGARFVRFCDAFNIPLVTFEDVPGFLPGTDQEWGGIIKHGAKLLYAFCEATVPKMTVITRKAYGGAYDVMNSKHIRADYNVAWPTAEIAVMGPKGAVEIIFRKEIAAADDPEAKEQELIDYYKEEFAHPYKAAERGFIDNVILPSETREKLIRALEVSENKVDNIPQKKHDNLPL, encoded by the coding sequence ATGGCTTCGGATAAAAAAGTAGAGCGACTGAAACAGAAACGTGAAGATGCACAAAAGGGCGGTGGCGAAAAACGCATTAAGAAGCAGCATGATAAGGGCAAGTTGACGGCGCGCGAACGTATTGATTTATTGGTTGATAAGGGATCGTTCGAGGAGATAGACCCTTTTGTAACTCATCGAAGTGATAAGTTTGGATTGGATGAAAAGAAGATTGACGGTGACGGTGTAGTTACAGGGTTTGCTAAAATTCACGGTCGGCCTATTTACCTTTTCAGTCAGGATTTTACGGTTTTCGGCGGGTCACTTTCGGAGACCCATGCTGAGAAAATTTGCAAGATCATGGATATGGCCATGAAAAATGGAGTGCCTGTTATTGGTCTCAATGATTCGGGAGGTGCTCGTATCCAGGAAGGTGTTTCGTCGCTGGGGGGGTATGCAGAAGTCTTCTATCGAAATAGTATGGCCTCAGGGGTGGTGCCGCAGTTTTCGGCCGTGATGGGACCTTGTGCAGGTGGTGCAGTATATAGTCCTGCATTAACCGATTTTGTGTTCATGGTTAAAAATACCAGTTATATGTTTGTTACGGGACCCAATGTGGTGAAAACGGTAACTCATGAAGAGGTGACGTCTGAAGAATTGGGCGGGGCCAGTGCGCACGGTTCGAAATCAGGTGTAGCGCACTTTACCGAAGAAAATGATGCTATCTGCTTGCAGGAGCTTCGTAAACTGTTGACGTATGTGCCACAGAATTGCGAAGAAAAACCCCCGCGAGCCGAAGCTAAAGATCCCGATCCTGCTAAAGCCAAAAAGCTTGATGATATTGTCCCGGATAATCCCAATAAGCCCTATGACATTAAGGATGTTATTGAGGGAATTGTGGATAAGGATTCGTTTATGGAAGTCCATGAACATTATGCGACGAATCTTGTAGTTGGCTTTGCACATATCGATGGACGAAGTGTGGGCGTTGTTGCTAACCAGCCATTGTCATTAGCTGGCGTGCTTGATATTGATGCCTCGCTAAAAGGTGCTCGGTTTGTACGTTTTTGTGACGCTTTTAATATCCCGCTGGTTACATTTGAAGATGTACCTGGATTCCTGCCCGGAACGGATCAGGAATGGGGTGGAATCATCAAGCATGGTGCTAAGCTGTTGTATGCGTTTTGTGAGGCAACGGTACCTAAGATGACCGTTATTACCCGTAAGGCGTATGGAGGGGCTTATGATGTAATGAATTCCAAGCATATCCGCGCGGATTATAATGTAGCATGGCCTACTGCCGAAATTGCGGTAATGGGACCAAAAGGAGCTGTTGAGATTATTTTCCGCAAAGAAATAGCCGCGGCTGATGATCCCGAAGCTAAAGAGCAGGAACTCATCGATTATTATAAAGAAGAGTTTGCGCATCCTTACAAAGCGGCGGAGCGTGGTTTTATTGACAATGTCATTCTACCCAGCGAAACACGCGAAAAATTAATTCGTGCGCTGGAAGTTTCAGAAAACAAGGTGGATAATATTCCACAGAAAAAGCATGACAATCTACCGTTGTAA
- a CDS encoding tetratricopeptide repeat protein, which translates to MRRFYVTQPSFLRITFLSICAVLPSLSASTIQAQDLSDRGKQFYEQRHAEADSFRANPTNINQAIEIFEESLQQNIKPEQSATYLLRSYYFKGMYTGLTEDQKKEVYQKGKDFGEQMIEQFPNSVPIKFWYAANLGRWADVHGFVKAATSGISQKLRRICEDIIKNDPQYQGGGGYRILAQVHFYSPHIPIVMGWPSKEKALELVERALAVDSNHPSNRILYAQILLELDNREEARKQLQQLQQMRPRPSHTVEDYYVQHRSRELLEKHFN; encoded by the coding sequence ATGAGAAGATTCTATGTTACCCAACCTTCCTTTTTGCGGATTACTTTTCTCTCAATCTGTGCAGTTTTGCCTTCACTTTCTGCATCCACTATACAAGCCCAAGACCTATCAGACCGTGGCAAACAATTTTATGAACAGCGCCATGCCGAGGCTGATTCATTTCGAGCCAACCCTACAAATATTAATCAAGCAATCGAGATTTTTGAAGAATCGTTACAACAGAATATAAAACCTGAACAATCAGCCACGTACCTTCTTCGCTCCTACTACTTTAAAGGTATGTATACCGGGCTTACTGAAGATCAAAAGAAAGAAGTTTATCAAAAGGGAAAAGACTTCGGAGAACAAATGATAGAACAGTTTCCCAATTCCGTCCCCATAAAATTCTGGTATGCTGCTAACCTCGGACGCTGGGCCGATGTCCATGGCTTCGTAAAAGCTGCTACAAGCGGGATATCCCAAAAGCTACGGCGTATTTGTGAAGACATCATCAAAAATGATCCCCAGTATCAAGGGGGCGGCGGGTATCGTATTCTTGCCCAAGTGCATTTCTACTCTCCCCATATCCCAATCGTTATGGGATGGCCCTCTAAAGAAAAAGCACTCGAACTCGTTGAAAGAGCATTGGCCGTGGATTCAAACCACCCAAGCAATCGCATCCTTTACGCTCAAATTTTATTGGAATTAGATAATCGAGAAGAGGCTCGCAAACAACTTCAGCAATTACAACAAATGCGTCCGCGTCCATCACATACTGTTGAAGATTATTACGTACAACACCGCAGCCGCGAGCTCTTAGAGAAGCATTTTAATTAA
- the serA gene encoding phosphoglycerate dehydrogenase, with the protein MSYKVLLLDSVDERCEEVFAERGVEVVRNQNLSGQALYDEIKSYDGIVVRSSTDVTSEVLKAAENLKVVGRAGVGVDNIDIDAATARGVLVMNTPDGNTISTAEHTCGMILALARNIPQSVQKVKSGGWDRKKYMGIEVHNKTLGIVGLGKIGSEVAKRMKEFGMTIKAYDPFASVEKAESLGIELLELDELLGQTDFLTVHTPLTEKTKNMISMANADKLKKGIRLINCARGGIYREEDLDSLIEEGYVSGIALDVYSSEPPTDELYELLNHPQVITTPHLGASTEEAQEKVAEQIAHQMVDALEQKSFKGSLNGKSISLIANKEVQPYLRLAEKLGNVAIQLAPENADEFSFEYSGTCTKFADILTDSILKGILKQQISESVNLINARHFAEERGLNIRETTASQTKTFNDLITIKLGEGSAYKQISATVFGDNDYRIVEIDGFGIELRLEGDIIMYQNVDKPGMLASVSSALADQDINIANLSLGRTKKGENAITAVSVDKHLSEEELKPILNLEGIRSLQYVSLPFNGIK; encoded by the coding sequence ATGTCATATAAAGTCCTGTTGCTTGATAGTGTTGATGAACGATGCGAAGAAGTGTTTGCCGAACGAGGGGTTGAAGTTGTTCGAAATCAAAATTTAAGTGGACAAGCTTTATATGATGAGATAAAATCGTACGATGGTATTGTCGTTCGCAGCTCAACCGATGTGACTTCTGAAGTACTTAAAGCGGCAGAAAATCTAAAAGTTGTAGGTCGTGCCGGCGTCGGTGTTGATAATATAGATATTGATGCGGCAACGGCGCGTGGTGTGCTGGTGATGAATACTCCTGATGGCAATACCATTTCTACCGCTGAACATACGTGTGGAATGATTTTGGCCCTGGCTCGGAATATTCCCCAGTCGGTACAGAAAGTGAAAAGCGGTGGCTGGGACCGTAAAAAATATATGGGGATTGAAGTTCACAACAAGACATTGGGTATTGTTGGATTGGGCAAGATTGGTAGTGAAGTAGCCAAGCGGATGAAGGAGTTTGGTATGACGATAAAAGCTTATGATCCTTTTGCCTCTGTTGAGAAAGCCGAAAGTTTGGGTATCGAATTATTAGAGCTGGATGAACTGTTGGGCCAAACTGATTTTCTGACGGTACATACGCCGCTGACGGAGAAGACGAAGAATATGATTTCAATGGCTAATGCTGATAAGTTAAAAAAAGGCATCAGGTTGATTAATTGTGCTCGGGGCGGCATCTACAGAGAAGAAGATCTGGATTCGCTTATTGAAGAAGGTTATGTATCGGGCATTGCATTGGATGTATATTCCAGTGAGCCTCCTACGGACGAATTATATGAGCTATTGAATCATCCGCAGGTCATTACTACACCTCACTTGGGAGCTTCGACTGAAGAAGCCCAGGAAAAGGTGGCCGAGCAGATTGCCCATCAGATGGTGGATGCTTTAGAGCAGAAAAGCTTTAAAGGCAGTCTTAATGGAAAGTCTATTTCGTTGATTGCAAATAAAGAGGTGCAACCGTATTTACGGCTGGCAGAGAAACTTGGAAACGTGGCTATTCAGTTGGCACCCGAAAATGCTGACGAATTTTCGTTTGAATACAGCGGTACATGTACCAAATTTGCTGATATATTGACCGATTCGATTTTGAAGGGAATTCTCAAACAACAGATAAGCGAGTCGGTAAACCTTATTAATGCACGGCATTTTGCTGAGGAGCGTGGATTGAATATTCGTGAAACTACAGCCAGTCAAACCAAGACGTTTAATGATCTGATCACTATTAAGCTTGGTGAGGGCTCGGCCTATAAACAGATTTCAGCAACCGTTTTTGGAGATAATGACTATCGTATTGTAGAGATTGATGGCTTTGGTATTGAGCTTCGGCTTGAGGGGGATATCATCATGTACCAAAATGTAGATAAGCCTGGAATGCTTGCATCTGTGAGTAGCGCACTGGCTGATCAAGATATTAATATTGCAAACCTTAGCTTAGGGCGAACGAAGAAGGGAGAAAACGCGATTACAGCAGTTTCTGTGGATAAACATCTATCCGAGGAAGAGTTGAAGCCTATCCTTAACCTGGAGGGTATCCGTTCATTACAGTATGTAAGTTTACCTTTTAATGGGATAAAATAA
- a CDS encoding co-chaperone GroES family protein → MIQEYLNSVEKFIVVGDRVLIKPRDMETRTKSGLVLPATVKEKEEIHSGYVVKTGPGYPIPSNEVDEAWKETSETKYIGMQAQEGDLAIFIKDQTHEIEFENEKYLICPHAAILLLIRDDMTV, encoded by the coding sequence ATGATTCAAGAATATCTGAATTCAGTAGAAAAATTTATAGTCGTTGGCGATCGAGTACTTATAAAACCGCGTGATATGGAAACGCGCACGAAAAGTGGATTGGTATTACCTGCTACCGTTAAGGAAAAAGAAGAAATTCATAGTGGGTATGTGGTAAAAACAGGTCCGGGCTATCCTATTCCATCCAATGAGGTAGATGAAGCGTGGAAAGAAACAAGCGAGACGAAATATATTGGGATGCAGGCTCAGGAAGGGGATCTGGCGATTTTTATTAAGGATCAAACCCATGAAATTGAGTTTGAAAATGAAAAGTACCTGATCTGTCCTCATGCGGCTATACTACTGTTGATTAGAGATGATATGACTGTTTAG
- a CDS encoding ABC transporter ATP-binding protein yields MITLSVKQLKKSFGPKIIFSNVTFDHQSKPLGISGSNGSGKSTFLKCLSGLLAPSRGMIQWKYNGSPLKSTVLKQKLGYAAPYINLYNELSCAENLHFIAKMRHQNDIKSSIDLWISKVGLDAVSDQPFGKLSTGQQQRLRLASSLFYDPDILLLDEPGSNLDASGRHLIQEIAEAYDTPEKLLIIASNNPDELDLCERQFSIAEETFV; encoded by the coding sequence ATGATTACGTTATCCGTTAAACAGCTAAAAAAATCTTTTGGTCCGAAGATAATTTTCTCAAATGTAACGTTCGACCATCAATCTAAGCCACTTGGCATTTCGGGTTCGAACGGTTCAGGCAAATCAACTTTTTTAAAGTGCCTTTCTGGACTCCTTGCTCCCAGCCGGGGCATGATACAGTGGAAATATAACGGAAGCCCGCTCAAGTCGACAGTACTTAAACAGAAGCTGGGATATGCTGCGCCCTATATTAATCTTTATAATGAACTAAGCTGCGCAGAGAATCTTCACTTTATTGCAAAAATGCGCCACCAAAATGATATAAAATCTTCTATCGATTTATGGATTTCCAAAGTGGGATTAGATGCTGTAAGCGACCAACCATTTGGAAAACTATCTACCGGGCAGCAACAGCGATTGCGACTGGCCTCGTCCCTCTTTTATGATCCAGATATTCTCCTTTTGGATGAACCGGGATCAAACCTGGATGCATCGGGACGTCATTTGATCCAAGAAATTGCTGAAGCATACGACACGCCAGAGAAACTGCTTATCATTGCTTCCAATAATCCTGATGAGCTCGACCTTTGCGAACGCCAATTTTCAATTGCAGAAGAAACATTCGTCTGA
- a CDS encoding zinc ribbon domain-containing protein, which translates to MDKKECPGCAVEIDADAEVCPICGYEFPSQPLSLQIVAWVMIILLLLYWVVF; encoded by the coding sequence ATGGATAAAAAAGAATGTCCCGGCTGTGCAGTAGAGATTGATGCGGATGCAGAAGTATGTCCTATCTGCGGGTATGAGTTTCCAAGCCAGCCATTAAGCCTTCAAATTGTGGCCTGGGTGATGATCATATTGTTGCTACTATATTGGGTGGTGTTTTGA
- a CDS encoding SDR family oxidoreductase: MDLNNKLCVVTGANSGIGKETVRSFAADGAYIIMVCRNEKRAQQARQDIIEDTGNTGIEIVLADLAIQHDVRLAAQQITNQFDQINILVNNAGLIADKREETVDGIEKTLAVNHLAPFLLTNLLWDHLQKANETRVINVSSEVHRIGAKCFDINDLQLTENYSPMNAYGVSKLCNIMFTHELAKRSKDNTIAAYSLHPGVVRTQLAEEAGWAMKLFYWIGKPFMRSPKSGAETTIYLATSNDLSSKNGKYFKNKKVTKPSAIAYDNEITAQLWDRSEKLTGLS, encoded by the coding sequence ATGGATTTAAATAACAAACTTTGTGTAGTTACGGGAGCTAACTCGGGCATTGGTAAAGAAACGGTTCGTAGCTTTGCAGCTGATGGAGCTTACATAATTATGGTATGCCGAAATGAGAAACGTGCCCAGCAAGCACGTCAGGATATCATTGAAGATACCGGGAATACCGGTATAGAAATTGTGCTGGCTGACCTTGCCATTCAACACGATGTTCGATTAGCCGCCCAACAAATTACCAACCAATTTGACCAAATTAATATCTTGGTTAATAATGCCGGGCTTATAGCTGACAAACGCGAAGAAACCGTTGATGGAATCGAAAAGACACTGGCTGTTAATCACCTGGCACCTTTTCTACTTACCAATTTACTTTGGGATCATCTTCAAAAAGCCAATGAAACGCGTGTGATCAATGTTTCCTCAGAAGTACATCGAATAGGGGCTAAATGTTTTGATATTAATGATCTTCAGCTTACGGAAAACTATTCGCCCATGAATGCCTATGGCGTTTCGAAGTTATGCAATATCATGTTTACGCACGAATTAGCCAAGCGAAGCAAAGATAATACTATCGCAGCATATAGCCTACATCCCGGCGTAGTGCGCACCCAACTGGCCGAGGAGGCCGGATGGGCCATGAAACTTTTCTACTGGATTGGAAAACCCTTTATGCGTTCACCGAAATCCGGGGCCGAAACTACGATCTATTTAGCCACTTCAAACGACCTTTCCTCTAAAAATGGGAAGTATTTCAAAAACAAAAAGGTTACTAAACCTTCAGCTATAGCTTATGACAATGAAATTACAGCTCAACTTTGGGATCGCAGCGAGAAATTGACGGGATTATCCTAA